A single genomic interval of Shewanella halotolerans harbors:
- a CDS encoding YebC/PmpR family DNA-binding transcriptional regulator, with protein MGRAYQNRKESMAKTAGQKTRLYSRYGKELYVCAKNGGFDPDGNLALRHMITKAKKDQVPAHVIERALEKARGGGGEDYETARYEGFGPGGTMVIVDCLTDNGKRTFTEVRQAFVKNDAKLGSPGTVGHMFDHQAVFAFKGEDEEAVLEALMMADVDVADIEVEDGIISVFAPNTEFYKAKTALNEAFPETELEVEEIAFVPQTMTELTDPEVIAQFEKFQAALEDCDDVQNVYHNADIKA; from the coding sequence ATGGGAAGAGCATACCAGAACCGCAAAGAATCTATGGCCAAAACGGCTGGGCAAAAGACGAGACTCTACTCTCGCTACGGCAAAGAACTCTATGTTTGCGCAAAGAACGGTGGCTTCGATCCTGACGGCAACCTGGCACTGCGCCACATGATCACCAAGGCTAAGAAAGATCAGGTTCCTGCTCATGTCATCGAACGCGCCCTGGAGAAAGCCAGAGGCGGCGGCGGTGAAGACTATGAAACGGCTCGTTACGAAGGCTTTGGTCCAGGCGGCACCATGGTGATCGTCGACTGTCTAACCGACAACGGCAAGCGTACCTTTACCGAGGTACGTCAGGCCTTCGTGAAGAACGACGCCAAGCTGGGTAGCCCAGGTACTGTTGGTCATATGTTCGATCATCAAGCGGTATTTGCCTTCAAGGGCGAAGATGAAGAAGCGGTACTGGAAGCCCTGATGATGGCCGACGTAGATGTGGCCGACATCGAGGTAGAAGATGGTATCATCAGCGTGTTCGCGCCAAATACTGAGTTCTACAAGGCCAAGACGGCGCTGAACGAAGCCTTCCCTGAGACTGAGCTGGAAGTGGAAGAGATCGCCTTCGTACCACAGACCATGACAGAACTCACCGACCCAGAAGTGATCGCCCAGTTCGAAAAATTCCAGGCCGCACTGGAAGATTGTGACGACGTACAAAACGTCTACCACAACGCCGACATCAAGGCCTAA